Genomic window (Geotrypetes seraphini chromosome 6, aGeoSer1.1, whole genome shotgun sequence):
AGGAGCTCTGCTCATCTAGTAAGTCACTCTTACCTGTAATCTTATCCTCTGAAACCAACTTCAGACTCCATTGTTTTCATTTTGCTGTGTCTTAAACACTTCcatgaatcccatggacagctaggatcaccaacaaagatgttcttgatcatacaAACCTAAAGTTGTCCCTGGAAgccaagattaccagacagaaactgacctattatggacatgtgatgagggcaattcactagaaaagaaggtgctacttggaatggtcagtggtaataggaagcaggggagaccaaaggcccgttggctgaataccatcaagaatgacatgggaatgaatatcaagcaattgaaagaaaatgtggaaaacaggaaagcatggtgaggactggcctacagagtatccaagggtcggacatgaCTGAACAGATAGTAGTAGTGTCTTAAATCTGGAACAGACTTGCTGAGTCGGTATATCATGCTCTGTTTTTGGCCCAATCCAAATTCAGACCAACAAcctacttttttgaggctgcttttcaCTCATTCTTTTATTCATCTGTTCTGTACTCGTATTGTTTTCGTCTTGCCTCTTTTTCAGGATTCTGCAGGTATTTGTAACCTGAACTGGTCACTGTTGGGGAAACAAGGGGGAATTGATCAATctaagacccagattctataaagtctgcctattgaatctataaaacttaggtgcccattatagaatcacacttagcgttGCCTAAATGTGCTTAGGCAGCATTTAGCGTGCTAACATTTAGGTGTCCCTAATTTATGCTAGGGGTTTTCTGCACCTTAAGTTAGCTACCAATATCGGAGCCTAACAGCACATAATTCACAAAGAGGTACTTAACTCCAAAACATACCCATGATCCACCTCCCTAATCACACCCATTTTTAGTGGAGGCACTTTGGGCTAGGcccctactttttatagaatcaagttttTCAATTAAGTCCAGTTGAAACAGATTCTGAGGTGTCGTcaccaattaagcctattgaTCAATTGTTAGGTGTcgatattggcacctaactttagatggactttataaaatcaggcctaaGTGATTTAGCGGGCTCTGTGTTAGTGTAAGCAAAATGCTAAaacgcccataggaatataacgggcaccttagcgtttagtgcgtgctaattagtgtatgctaattgtagttagcatgtgctaaattgcttagcacccattgatgaattcctccctaaGCTAGATGGACCCTTTATCAGACCTAatgaggcaactcttatgttcttaatcattcccataaTAAATGTAACTCTCTAATCCTTAATttgtcctgtttatctgtcttgaacAGATTTTAAGCTCAATCaagtagggactgtctcttatgtgTTTGTGTACATTGTTGTGTACAGCTAGTAGTAGTACTCTACAGAAATAAATACCGTAGTAGTAGATGACTTTAGCCAAAAAATCAGTTTGTTACAGCACCTACAATATACTGTAgtgtacatcagtggttcccaaccctgtcctggaggaccaccaggccaatcaggttttcaggctacccctaatgaatatgcatggagcagatttgcatgcctctcacttctattatatgcaaatctctctcatgcatattcattaggggtagcctgcaaacctgattggcctggtggtcctccaggacagggttaggaaccactagTATACATGACTCCACATAGCAGTTCTGAGAATACATAGTCACAATCCAGGAGGATGGATGGCCCAGTGGCTTAGCAGCTAATGCCTTGCACTGCTATAGGGAAGACTAGTATACAGTACAATTTCCAGGTCACATCTTCCATTCCTCAGTTCAACCAAGGCTAAGAATTTTGCAAAGGCAGGATTTGCAACCTCTTGAGGGTCAGGAGGGAGTGACTGAGGGTCTTTGATGGTAGGGTTTCAGATAGAGCACTAGTACATGGACCTCAGCCAAGGACTATTGCTGCAGTGACTGGGCTAAGTAAAATGGATGGGGGATGTAAAACACAAGGAAGAAAAGAACACAAGGTAGGTGCAAATTAAGGCTTCTGCCATGACCCAGGACAGACCAGTTTCAACTGAGCTAGAAAAGCCATcaaggagcaggaagaaactaCTGGtccatttgtttaaaaaaattggagATAAGAAGAGATAGATGAAACACATAATTTTCATTGGCAGAGGATAGCTGATCTCTCAGTACAGAATGTACCTGAACACACTGACAGAAATGTATAATTAATAATGACTATGAGTCATGCTCTTCCAAGGTCCCCCTGCCTTCTGCATTTCAATTCTATTGTCCCAAAGCTCTGCAACTCAGAGGTAGAAAACACTTGCCTTCTCATTCTACAACTTTATTGCCTAAATATAAGCGCTATAAAATGATAAGAATACTAGCTGTGAGGGTGAATGTATGTGCGTGTATATGGTAGCTGAGCGCCCAGTGCTTTTCTAGTCTTTAATTTGCTTAGTGCATAAAACAAGGGACCATACATGTGGGTGAGGCATAGGCGGGATCCCACTTATGTAGCTTACTGAATACTGTAGGTTACACGATACAGTGCCGCATTTAGTCATGTACATTTACGCCTGCTATTGACATAACATAAGTGGATGTGTCTAATTGTAGGCAGATAGATGCTGAGTTACACGAGTATTCAGTATTGTAATCTTGGCATCCAAATGCTGCGAAAGAATTAGCACTGAGTGAGCTGCATCTAGGCCCCTGTctttggtgccatttatagaattgctacAAACCTTAAACAGTAGGGAACTTCATAATAGGGGGATTGGAGCTTATAGATAAGTGTGGGGCACTGTTATTTCAATGTTAAGGGTGCAGAATTATTAACAATTGGGACATTTAATTTATTGTATCATGAAATTTATTATGTGGTATGAATAACTGCAAAAAGTATATTTAGGAGAAAATTTTTTCAGCCTGTGATTGAGATTGGTCAGCAAGACAGGTGGTATGAGTATCTCTTTATAAGACATTTCCTACCCTTATTAAATGATCAAACAGATCCCTGCTGCATAGGGATTGCAGGAGTACTAACAGTTGCTTCAGAGTATTCCACATTTTATGCATCTTTAAGTGCTCTTACAGTTATAAAATTGGCCACTTTGGGCCAGattatataaatggtgcctaggttagGCATTGCTAGACACCCCGTTTGGTGACACCTAGCTGAGTTCTACGCAGAACTCAAAATTGATTAATGATcctgcaagagggatgcccagtcactccagcctgcaggcctgcctcttctcggtgcatcctgggatgcactgtgaagggcctaaagccctgattggctcaggtgcctatggCCCCTCCCAGGAGGAGGAGCCTTAGCTGCccaagccaatcaggaccttaggccccttcttGGTCCatcactgggaggggcctaagccctgattggctcaggtgcctaaggctcctcccaggAGGAGGTGCCTTAGGCCTATGAGCCAATGACGGTCTTAGgcccttcctagtgcatcccaggatctttctgtcctttcttttttttattggattaaaagTTTTGATGGAACATTTCTTGCTCTTTTCATACCTAAATTTAGTCATGAGTCCtagtgctaagcactattctatatacCACACTTAACTTTAGGTGCAGTTGATAGAATAGTGCTAAGCATTTTTTCTGCGCCAAGTTTTTGGGTGACATATTTAGAATTTCCCCCATGTTGACCATTTTTGGACTCTTTTGCACTAGACTGCACTATGTGTTCTCTCCTAAGCTAGTCAGTACAGTATATCTGGCCACAGCTGTGTTGGGTGGTAGAAAATTTCCCTTTTAGAGTATACAAGAAATTGTAGGTCACTTCCTTCATGGGCGAGAATACTAAATGATGGGAGAATGAGGCTCCCTTGACTGATTTATTGAGCTGCTATGTCCTCACTAGTATTAGAAATGTAGTGTCATTTCCTCATACTGATTAATGGAAGTGACAAGGTATTTTTAAGTTGACCCAAACTTCCTGCTTCTCTACACCATATTCAATCAGGATTTCTATCATTTCTTCTAATTGCAATTGCATATCAACAAGCTACCAGGAAGGGGACATGCTTAATGAGGCGTGAGACCATGAAATTATTAAAAAACTTTGGGCCCATAGGCCAAGCCTCTTTCACTGCtataattttaaaaacagatGCATTTTTAAGTCTGTCAGGGAGTGGAATTTAAAGCACCAGTGAAGAGCTTTTGCTTCTTTTAAATGTTTTGCTAatatttttatctatttattttatattccTAGTCTGTCCTACTTTGTTTTGTGGTCCGTAGGTTTTTGCTTCTATTTTCTGTATGATGTAGCGATGGTttaagtggctagggctcttcagccagaAGAAAAGACTGCTCAGAGGTGATAtgagagaggtctataaaatactgagtgaagtgaaGCAAGTAGATGtgagtcacttgtttactctttccaaaaatactaggaataggGGGTATGtattgaagctattaagtagtagacttaaaacaaataggagaaagtatttatttatcaacatgtaattaaactctggaatttgttgctggagaatgtggtaaaagcatttAGCTTAGCGGGGTATGAAAAATAGTTTGGATAACtttttaaaagagaagtccaaaagtcattattaagatggatatgGAGAAATCTATTGTTTATTCATAGGATAAGTGGTAtcaaatatgttttactctttgggatcttgccaggtacttgtgacctgggttggtgactgttagaaacaggatactgggtttgatggggctgtggtctgttccagtatggcagctgttatgttcttatgtaatcttGAGATTTATGCATATTAATTTGTTCTCAAGTACTTAGTCTACACACGGAACTATGATCTGTACCCAAACTTGCATACTCAAATTTGGCATCCGTGGTGAGGTGTTATCATGGTTTTTTCCTATCTGTTGGGACGATCCTTCAGTGTTCGTAAGGGTCAATTGGCTTCTGAAAGTAAGATAGTGAAGAAAAGGTTTACCCCAAGGATCTGTGCTGAGCtgttatttaacatctatatggctACATTAGGAAAAAGATTTCAATCCTTGGGTGTTGATTACAGGttgtatgcagatgacattaagggttttttttcctgtgaagaaaaatttccaggAAGCTGAGTTGAATTTGAACAGATATATGAGTGAAGTGAATGTTTGGATGGATGAACGTGGAATTGAATGTTGGTAAGGCTGAGATAATAGTTGTGAATGATGGAGATTACGAGAGACTTCCTGAGAAATTCTCAGTTATGGGAACACAATTGACAGTGAGGAGAGAGATGACAGTCTTGGGTGTTTGCTTGGATTATGCACTTGCAATGGGGAAGCAGATTCTTAAGGTTATCCAGGGAGGATATGCACTATTGCATATTCTATATAGATTGAAATCAAtgcttgtcttatagaatagcacacagcCCGATGCACATTCATATTTTAATGAGTGCCATTTAAtagtatatgatggcagataaagatctgaatggtccatccagtttgcccaatatTCACATGCATTATCAATCTGTGGTTAAACCAACAATGAATTTGGTATAAAATACTTGACCCTGCTCTTTCTTTGCCATTTATGGGACATAGACTACAGAAATCCGCCAGCACTCTCTTCAAATTCCAGCTtctggagttgctgtcaaagctctctccagcccatcctaaactgtcttgtctagggttaccagattcgttctgctccccagccctgccccattccacctatTTCTAGGAGATGATTCAGTGTataagactaagggctagattcacaaagcaaaccgatcgtgtaccgatcggtttacgACCCCTTTACCaacaaatttccctccggcctgattcacttacctctcctgcgatccgcttcgaatccatgcatgcaaatgaggtgaaacgcatgcaaagtaggcagggatgcgattcacaacacaatcaaTCCGATCCGTCTGGGTTGGCTGAttaactgaagaagcgactgctggggaccagtcgaaagcatcttaagtgccactgaaaatgactgggTAGCCATGAACAATTAcctaataaacataaaaataaatttaacgtAGCTAGTTGTGTATGTGTTGAATTAATAACGGTAAATATGTTAACTTGAAAGAGAAATTCACTAAGAATACTCAGCAATCTATAGAAATTCAGATTCTGAAGATAGGCATCCATTATGTACAAATGTCCTTATATTTGTAACAAAATTATTGATATAGCAAATATATTCCACAACcactcatatttttttttttttagaaacagcAGAATACTCTAGCTCTTGACTTTGATTTGTGTGATGGTATACCTTTAATCTTTGTTCTGGAGAAATTTGCTGAGCGCACAGGGAATGACCTTTGGCCTCTACTTTGAAGCCCCCATGAAGGCATCTGTGACTTCAGCCGCACTCAGTGAGACATCAGCCCATTTCCAGGGTATGGAGAAAAGCAATTTAAAACCTTATTGAAAGCTCAAGGTCTCTATGCAGAGCAGTTATCCGAAGGCATGCATGATGCAAGCAAATACAACAGTGCCCCGTCTTAATGGGCCAGATGACAAACATTCATCTTTATGAAGATAATGTGTCCAGTTATTGTCTGTTGAATATACGTACATGACATGAATTTCACTAGAGCACAGTATGGGCAGAATCCTCCCCAGTCCATCTTATCAGTTGGTCTGTCTGTCTGCCTGGTTAAAACAGaaatactaacaatttttttttttttgttctcagtAGTTCAGTTGGCAAGGAAAAGAAACACAATACCAtctgattattattattccatTCCTGAGGAAAATTAAAGGGCAGTATTTTTGCTTACTTAATGGCTTCCCATCATCACTACCACTGATAACCACTATTATTAGTCATTTAGGGGCTTGctttataaacggtgcctaaatcatCCGGCGCCTAAAAGAAAGGCACCAGCCGCTTGTCAGTCacgcttaggtgctgtttacaaaATTGCGACCCGCAATGCCTGTGTAAAAACTTAGGTGTCTGAcatgtaggcgagggttttaaaggcctgcttttcaggtgtcttaagggctcctcttactaagctgccatagcgtttttagcgcgtgcagaattttagcgtgcgctaaactcatggtacgtggctagaactaacgccagctcaatgctggcgttggtgtctagcgtgcgcagcaattcTGCACGCACTATGCGCGCGCTacaaccgctattgcagcttagtaaaaggagccctaagtttttggagaatcgtgcTTAGCGGCGCCTAACTCAAGCTCCACCCATAGAAACGCCCCCTTAGACATTAGGCGCTGCTAAATGCATTGCGATAGGCGCCCATCGCCTGATTAAATTTTtaaaccaattattgaggctattaagggtattttgccaatttccccccccccctttttttacaaaactgtagtgtggtttttagtgccggctgggtGGCAACAGctgtgacgctcatagaattcctatgagcactggagctgttaccgccacggccagtgTTAAAAACCATGCTAGAATTTTGtacaagggggaggggtaagttagatgcctaagaGGCACCTTAAGGCAccctttatagcaggggtaggcaattccggtcctcgagagctggagccaggtcaggttttcaggatctccacaataaatatgcatgagatagatttgcatctcaaggaggcagtgcatgcaaatccatctcatacatattcatgatggagatcctgaaaacctgacctggctccggctctcaaagaccggaattgcctacccctgctttatagaatcagctccttACCACAAGATATACTACTGTTGTTTTTGAAAATTTAGAACTGAAAAATAGACTATCTAGTGTGGAAACAAAAGTGGATGGTCATGAGACCAGAATAAAATCTGTGGAGTCCCAGGCCTCGGTGTGGGTTAGGGACAGTGGAAATCTtaattttaaagttgaaatgctggaaaacatgaccagtggatgtaatcttcggattataaattttccaaaattatcAACTATTTCCCcgatatgtttaagaaatacctGAAAGAGATTTTGAAACTGCCCGAAACCTCTTATCCACccctcactaaaatatattatttaccaactAGGTCACTTGTTCAAGAACCAggccagcagaatttgtctgctgatagtttggacctaACAAATTTTCTCGAGAGGTCGGATAATGAGTTACCAGCAACTGCGACGCTGCCAGTACAGTTTGCTATAGACTCtgacagagaatggatgcttaagatgtttttcAAGTTTAAGGACATACCTTTTATGACAAAAACTGtgagaatgtatcctgatgtgtcaaggttgactcaaaagagaagaaaacagtttctcattttgagaccgaGGGTCTTACAGTTGGGTGCTACGTTCGTACtcagatacccctgtaaatgtgtgatggtctatcaggggaatagacatgtttattttgaacctcagcagttgataaaatttatttctgcaaaAGAGCAAACTTAATATTCTTGAGAGAATTGTTGTTACAACCTGCTTAGTTTAATTAGGTTCCTTGCCTCTACTCAATACCATCTGTATTTTCTTAGTAACGTTTGATTGAAAATTCAGCAAATGTAGCTTTCTCCCCCCCTTATTGAGGTCTAATTTTTTTCCAATCCAGTATACTTAGAATtttaaaggaaaaattttttttttcctattgtacTGTACTATTGTTTTGTCTAATTTTTCCATTtaaattttatcattttgattattTTGTTAACAATGGTTGAGACTGGTATTGGAATATTTCTTTGAATTGACTGTTTATTATGTCAaactataaaattaaataaagaaaaaaaaaaaaaaaaagaatcagctCCTTACTGTATATAGTACTGCCAGATATATACCAGGGATGTGCAATTGTTTGAAATGACATGAGAAATGGCtgtttttttaaaggaaatgacAGCCCAACATTTtgctgctttgtttttttttttttttactgtgtaaTCAATGCTACATCTTATTGTAAAAATAAGGGATTtgatacaattacaattataacttgcaaatcatttatattccgctatTGCCAACAAATAGTTCATAGTGGATTATATACAAAGAAATAGGTCAATTAAACTAAGATATACTTAAGTAACAAACCCcatcctttactaacgcgtagtgtgggttttagcactggcagtggcggtaactgctccgctcataggaattctatgagcgtcaaagctgttgCCACCCCAGCCGGCACTACATGTTAGTACAGGAAGGGAAAAGACATTATTCCTTTATTAACTATTTAACTATTAagtattaaaattattttttctatatatctatattgcttttccaaactatcaacagtgcatttacaataataaatataataaatccaGATAAAACACTTTCAACTTTCAATAAACCATAAGCAATCATTTTTACTCCTCCCGTCCTCTCACCCAAATAACAAACTATAGATTCCATCAATAACCTTCCTCAGTTGTTTTCTGGAAAAGTCaaagaaacccccctccctcccaccccttggATGTGTAAGTTATAATCGTTCAGTTATTATTGATAAAGTTAGTCAAGTATTAAAATTAAATTTCTGAAACAACAAAGTtttaagcactttttttttttaatggtaaaaGTTACTATAGgaatgcacaaaagggagaaagaaaatccaacgtagtctgcagtaaacaacaacaaacagaaaacaacaaacagactgcagacaatgtacaagatgcaggcgttgtttattagtaaatgcagtaacatatacaaccttatagccaaccaagggacccgacacggtccgtgtttcggatgacacgccttcctcaggggtccatggtggttaaggtataaagcaaactgcgtaaaagataacaaacacacgccaatcacgatcaaatggggtcaagcaagtcttacaccatggacccctgaggaaggcgtgtcatccgaaacacggaccgtgtcgggtcccttggttggctataaggttgtatatgttactgcatttactaataaacaacgcctgcatcttgtacattgtctgcagtctgtttgttgttttttaaaagttACTATAGATCATATTTGAATTGGCAGGATTGACGCTACAGAGGCAGCCAGATAAGGTAAGGAGCTATTAAACAAACTTTTATatataactagctgatgccccggcgttgcacgggtatttaattatagcaataacactgtaaatggattcaaataaagatactttatagtggtgaatgaaattatttttttacagcttaataaaaagtacaatattcaaattataatgtgaaatatttgacaaaatgaatacaatacaactaacgcaaaacgtgattataaacaacaattttagtttcacctcctggagcaagaacatataaattcttgggtgaacccacccttgagcaagcaacatagagttgttggccgcgagacccccagaacatatcaactcaggtagtgagggatcagcataccaagtttcgttcaaatcggtgaagccgtttttgaattaatgtgagaatggcagctttttacattttttccattgacatgaatgggtgaaatctgattttctgtttgtagctccgcctacgtgtgcaggtgggccgcgagacccccagaacatatcaccccaggtagtgagggatctgcataccaagtttcgttcaaatcggtcaagccgtttttgaattactgtgagaatggcagctttttatattttttccattgacatgaatgggtgaaatctgattttctgtttgtagctccgcccatgtgtgcaggtgggccgcgagacccccagaacatatcaccccaggtagtgagggatctgcataccaagtttcgttcaaatcggtcaagccgtttttgaattactgtgagaatggcagctttttatattttttccattgacatgaatgggtgaaatctgattttctgtttgtagctccgcccacgtgtgcaggtgggccgcgagacccccagaacatatcaccccaggtagtgagggatctgcataccaagtttcgttcaaatcggtcaagccgtttttgcgtgatcgcggcacatacacacatacatacctccaattttatatatatagattccttTTAAACTTGGAAATTGTAATGTTAAAATATTATGAACATTATAGTACTGTCCTATCAAAGTATCAATAAGCCAATAAACAATACATTACACATCATATACAACAATGAAAACATCTTAAAAAGCaatcttaggcacctgggccaatcaggagcaTCCTGCGGGGTGTCCTCAGACAGGAgcaaatgggcatctctcctgctgagtgGCAGGGTGGGGGTCTTCTGCCTGCCACTGGTCCTGCTTTCCCTGCCATCTGAGCTGATCACAGGGGAATCCCTGAATAGCTGAACCCCTAATTATGCCTACTTGTCggtaggtgcctcagtgtagatgGCTACACTGAAGTGGTACATGCCTACTggcaaattaaggggtccttttactactactactactactactactactactactattacttttatttttatataccgcctaaccagcagttcatagcagtttacacaattagatactcagcatacaatataataataacatcatacataatagaATTCTaaataactaatacaagcattaaaactaatgaataaggaaaacacaatataaactaaaataagtatagattaaaagattaaaagtataactacatgataatataaaaatcaataatgtatattgtttaaataagtgggttttaagatcttttcgaaattgatagtaTGAAATGGAgatactaaggcacgctagccgatttaggaGGGGGTACTTCTCTCGGCAACCTGTGCCTGACCGGCTGCCGAGAGGTTGCCGAGAGAAGtgccccctcctgatgaagagccgGGGGGTCATGGAGTTTTACCAGAGCTGACACAGTAGTAGAAAAGCACTTTAATACACAGTTTACACATTTGCACGTTTGCACGATAATACTGCGGTGAATAGAGTACCCAACCTGCTGATATACAGATAagtgactatttttttttttagaataaagtGAATATAATT
Coding sequences:
- the LOC117362761 gene encoding uncharacterized protein LOC117362761, which gives rise to MSAPPGQRIVKPENITCENMELEAGSLVTFAVAFVVPSPSIATFQPQLTEGNFQMESDQLNQKVKGYIRDARVQASSAANRSLVQEPGQQNLSADSLDLTNFLERSDNELPATATLPVQFAIDSDREWMLKMFFKFKDIPFMTKTVRMYPDVSRLTQKRRKQFLILRPRVLQLGATFVLRYPCKCVMVYQGNRHVYFEPQQLIKFISAKEQT